A window from Enterocloster bolteae encodes these proteins:
- a CDS encoding amidohydrolase, with the protein MDKKILIKNARAIVSCDGEDRVYRDADMLIEGPRILAIGRDLMNQRDPVSGREWKQEEVQVIQAEGKFVYPGLINTHHHFFQTFVRNLITIDYPNMMVMDWIDKIYRIFQNIDSDVIYYSTLTSFADLIKHGCTCAFDHQYCYTRKTGKSPVDRQMEAAELLGIRYHAGRGTNTLPRSEGSSIPDNMLETTDEFLKDCDRLIGLYHDPRPFSMKQIVMAPCQPINCRRDTFAETVAMAREKGVRMHTHLGEGENEGMIARWGKRTMDWCEEMDFIGEDVWYAHDWEVTKEEYKVLAATGTGVSHCPAPAVLGGFPILNIKEMQEAGILVSLGCDGSATNDSSNLLDALRMAYLMQAYHTKERGGCTSAYDMLKVATVNGAKTLGRTDLGTLEAGKAADLFMIDTETLELAGALHDPKNLLARVGLTGPVWMTMINGNIVYKDGILKGVDERKLAMDGEAVCTRVIREPHSAYRDFI; encoded by the coding sequence ATGGACAAAAAGATTCTTATTAAGAATGCCAGGGCAATCGTGTCCTGCGACGGGGAAGACCGGGTTTACAGGGACGCGGACATGCTCATTGAGGGTCCAAGGATACTGGCAATCGGCAGGGACCTGATGAACCAAAGAGACCCGGTGTCAGGAAGAGAATGGAAGCAGGAGGAGGTCCAGGTAATACAGGCAGAGGGAAAGTTCGTGTATCCCGGCCTGATTAACACCCACCATCATTTTTTCCAGACTTTTGTGCGCAATCTCATAACCATTGACTATCCCAACATGATGGTGATGGACTGGATTGATAAAATTTACCGCATATTCCAGAATATTGATTCCGATGTGATTTACTACTCCACCCTTACATCCTTTGCGGATTTGATTAAACACGGCTGTACCTGCGCCTTTGACCACCAATACTGCTACACCAGGAAGACCGGCAAGTCGCCGGTGGACCGCCAGATGGAGGCAGCAGAGCTTTTGGGCATCCGGTACCATGCCGGAAGGGGGACCAACACCCTTCCAAGAAGTGAGGGAAGCTCCATTCCCGACAATATGCTGGAGACAACGGATGAGTTCTTAAAGGACTGCGACCGGCTGATCGGATTGTATCACGATCCCAGGCCTTTTTCCATGAAGCAGATCGTAATGGCGCCCTGCCAGCCCATTAACTGCCGCAGGGACACCTTTGCCGAGACCGTGGCCATGGCCAGGGAAAAGGGAGTCAGGATGCACACTCATCTGGGCGAGGGAGAGAACGAAGGCATGATCGCCCGCTGGGGCAAGCGCACCATGGATTGGTGTGAGGAGATGGACTTTATCGGTGAGGATGTATGGTATGCCCATGACTGGGAAGTGACAAAGGAAGAATATAAGGTCCTGGCAGCCACAGGAACAGGGGTTTCCCACTGTCCGGCACCGGCTGTGCTGGGCGGCTTCCCGATTCTCAATATAAAGGAAATGCAGGAAGCAGGCATTCTGGTGAGCCTGGGGTGCGACGGTTCCGCCACCAATGACAGCTCCAATCTGCTGGATGCCCTGCGCATGGCTTATCTGATGCAGGCATACCACACCAAGGAGAGAGGGGGATGCACCTCCGCCTATGATATGCTAAAGGTGGCCACGGTAAACGGGGCAAAGACCCTTGGAAGAACTGACCTGGGAACCCTGGAAGCGGGAAAAGCAGCGGACCTGTTTATGATTGACACCGAGACACTGGAGCTGGCCGGGGCCCTTCACGACCCGAAGAACCTGCTGGCAAGAGTGGGACTTACCGGACCGGTGTGGATGACCATGATTAACGGAAACATTGTTTACAAAGACGGCATTCTGAAAGGTGTGGATGAGAGAAAGCTGGCCATGGATGGAGAGGCTGTATGCACAAGGGTCATCCGGGAACCTCACAGTGCCTACAGGGATTTTATTTAG
- a CDS encoding MerR family transcriptional regulator produces the protein MKEYFSIGELAELFGLNIQTLYYYDSVGIFSPRERNEKNGRRKYEFDQIYELATVSYMRRLGYSLEEIKESRTSLNSNRAVDIMKQRSQELRRQWQELLNIDEAIQRKIRFMEQEMDGICLDEIAVKHFEDRKFISIGDEELLYRENSFYFYPTIAFYEGDRKYFGAYLYPDDEELPKTIPQSRIQIIPEGDFLCGYHLGGYEGVPDTIRRLREARPDLELGAQAINFNILDQFVESDNENFITAMQIRVL, from the coding sequence GTGAAGGAATATTTTTCTATCGGGGAATTGGCGGAGCTGTTCGGGCTTAACATACAGACACTGTACTACTATGACAGCGTCGGCATCTTTTCTCCCAGGGAGCGCAATGAGAAAAACGGGCGCAGAAAGTATGAGTTTGACCAGATATACGAGCTGGCCACGGTGTCCTATATGCGCCGTCTGGGCTATTCCCTGGAGGAAATTAAGGAATCCAGAACCAGCTTAAACTCCAACAGGGCTGTGGATATCATGAAGCAGCGCTCCCAGGAGCTTCGCAGGCAGTGGCAGGAGCTGCTCAACATAGATGAGGCCATCCAGAGGAAAATCCGGTTCATGGAACAGGAGATGGATGGAATCTGCCTGGATGAGATTGCGGTGAAGCATTTTGAGGACCGGAAGTTTATTTCCATTGGCGACGAGGAGCTGCTGTACAGGGAGAATTCCTTTTACTTTTATCCCACCATAGCCTTTTATGAGGGGGACCGGAAATACTTTGGCGCCTACCTGTATCCGGATGATGAGGAGCTGCCAAAGACCATACCCCAGTCCAGAATCCAGATTATCCCGGAAGGCGATTTTCTCTGCGGATACCATCTGGGAGGATACGAGGGCGTGCCGGATACCATCCGGCGCCTGCGAGAGGCCAGGCCGGACCTTGAGCTGGGGGCTCAGGCCATCAATTTTAATATTCTGGATCAGTTCGTGGAGAGTGATAACGAAAACTTTATCACCGCCATGCAGATCCGGGTGTTATAG